One Candidatus Rokuibacteriota bacterium DNA window includes the following coding sequences:
- a CDS encoding ClbS/DfsB family four-helix bundle protein, whose protein sequence is MSPKNALLSQAQDEFRAFKAALGGLDERQLAEVWLGSWSIKDILAHISGWHREMGPGLERLARGEKPFSEGTNYNDVDSWNARFAAAKKNATGSELLGELDASHDSFMAQAAKVPEERFVPGKTAHRIVDLNSAHHYKEHGDQIRAWRQDKGI, encoded by the coding sequence ATGTCACCGAAAAACGCGTTGCTCAGTCAGGCGCAGGACGAGTTCAGGGCCTTCAAGGCGGCGCTCGGGGGCCTCGACGAGCGCCAGCTCGCCGAGGTCTGGCTCGGAAGCTGGAGCATCAAGGACATCCTGGCCCACATCTCGGGCTGGCACCGCGAGATGGGGCCCGGGCTCGAGCGGCTCGCGCGCGGCGAGAAGCCCTTTTCCGAGGGGACGAACTACAACGACGTGGATTCCTGGAACGCCAGGTTCGCCGCAGCCAAGAAAAACGCGACGGGATCCGAGCTGCTCGGGGAGCTGGATGCCTCGCACGACTCCTTCATGGCCCAGGCGGCCAAGGTCCCTGAGGAGCGGTTTGTCCCCGGCAAGACCGCCCATCGGATCGTGGATCTGAACAGCGCGCACCACTATAAGGAGCACGGCGACCAGATCCGCGCCTGGCGCCAGGACAAGGGAATCTAG
- a CDS encoding cobalamin B12-binding domain-containing protein, whose translation MGQRKVRVLVAKPGLDGHDRGAKVVARALRDAGFEVIYTGLHQTPEQIVATAIQEDVNVIGLSILSGTHMLVFPRILELLHQQGADHISVIGGGTMLPREMRELKAMGVAELWGVDSSTEEIVTWLRERFAADT comes from the coding sequence GTGGGACAGCGTAAGGTCCGGGTCCTGGTCGCCAAGCCGGGGCTGGACGGGCACGACCGCGGTGCCAAGGTCGTGGCGCGGGCGCTCCGCGACGCGGGCTTCGAGGTCATCTACACCGGCCTCCACCAGACCCCCGAGCAGATCGTGGCGACGGCGATCCAGGAGGACGTGAACGTCATCGGCCTCTCGATCCTCTCCGGCACCCACATGCTCGTCTTCCCGCGGATTCTGGAGCTGCTCCACCAGCAAGGGGCCGACCACATCAGCGTGATCGGTGGCGGCACCATGCTCCCCAGGGAGATGCGGGAGCTCAAGGCCATGGGCGTTGCGGAGCTCTGGGGCGTGGATTCGTCGACGGAGGAGATCGTCACCTGGCTCCGCGAGCGATTCGCCGCCGATACCTGA